DNA sequence from the Sphingomonas bisphenolicum genome:
GTTCGAGATTTTGCGCCTCGTCTGCCGCCCCTATGTCTTCACCGCCTCGCTGCCGCCCAGCGTCGTGGCGACCGCGGCGACGAGCATACGCAAGCTGATGCATGCGAGCGACAAGCGCGCCCATCTGTGGAAGAACAGCCAGCGGCTGCACAAGGGGCTGACCGACCTCGGCTTCACCCTGGGCACCAAGACGCCGCAGTCGGCGATCATCGCCGTGATCCTGACCGACCAGACCCAGGCGGTCGCGATGTGGCAGACGCTGCTGGAACTGGGCCTCTACGTCAACATGGCACGCCCGCCCGCGACCCCGGCCGGCACCTTCCTGCTGCGTTGCTCGCTGTGCGCCGAACATAGCGACGAACAGGTCGAACAGATCATCGGCATGTTCAAAGCCGCAGGCAAAGCGACCGGAGCGATCGGCTGATCGCCGGCAGTCGCGGCGCCAAAGCGCCCGATCGAGGCGTTTGCACGACGGAATGACGTCATTTTACGGAACTTTTTACCCGCGATATTTCGCGGTTAATGTTGTTCGTCTAGTGTAACGGTCCATGGCCGACAGCGACCATCAGTTTGAACGGGATCCGGAAGGGTGGGCCAGAAGCTGGCGCGCGCTGACGCGGCGCGTCCTGCCGCTGCTACTGGCCGCCTTGCTGATCGGATCGCTGGGCGCGCTGCTCTACAGCGCCAGCAACGCGTCGCAGGACCATGCGCAGGCGCTTGCCGAACAGCAGAGCAGCTTCGAGGTAATCGCGCTGGCGCGCGGTTTCGAGGCGCGCATGGCCCGCGCCGAAGTGACGCTGGCGCGCTATGTCATCAGCCTCGATCCCGACACAGGACGGCTGTTTCAGGATCAGTGGCGCGGCGCCGCCAGCCAGTTGAAGGCGCTGACCTACGCCACGCGCCGGTCGGGCTGGCAGCATGGCAATGTCGAAGCGCTGCATTATGCCTTCATCCAACGCGGCAAGACGCTGAGCGAGATCGGCCTGCGCACCACCTACGACCAGAAAATGGCGGCGCTGGGCCGCTTTCACCAGGCCGGAAAGAGCCAGGATCTGCGCCGTATCACCGCCCTGCTCGACCTGGTCATCAAGGCGGAGAATGACCGGCTGCGCGAACGCAGCCTGGCGGTGACTCTGGCGGGCGACCGCAGCGAATGGGTGGGCAAGACGTCGCGGCTGGTCGGGCTGGCGATGCTGGTGTGCATATTGTTCGGCGTCTGGTTCGCCAACACGGCCTTTCGCGAACGACGGACGGCGCGGCGGCTGGCGGAGGCGGAAACAGAGCGGGCCGACCGGCTGGAGGCGGCGGTCGCAGCGCGCACGGCCGAGCTGTCCGACGCTTATGACCAGTTGAAGCGGGAATCGGCGGAGCGGGCCGCGGCCGAACATGATCTGCGCCAGATGCAGAAGATGGACGCGGTGGGCCAGTTGACCGGCGGCATCGCCCATGATTTCAACAATATGCTGGCGGTCGTGGTCGGCGGACTGGAACTGGCCAAGCGCAAGTTCCGGCTGAAGCCCGAAGAGGCCAGCCGGCATCTGGACAATGCGATGGAGGGCGCCAATCGCGCGTCCGCGCTGACGCGCCGGTTGCTGGCCTTCGCCCGATCCGAACCCTTGCTGCCCAGCGCGGTCGATCCCGATGCGCTGTTGTCGGGCATGGCCGACCTGATCGACCGCACCATCGGTGACCAGATCACCGTCCGCTTCGCCCAGGGGGCGAGCGACTGGCGCATTTTCGTCGACCAGCATCAGATGGAAAATGCGATCCTGAACCTGTGCGTCAACGCGCGCGATGCCATGGATGGACGCGGGCAACTGACGCTGGCGACCGGCCAGACGGCGCTGGCGGCGGGCGAGATCGGCGAATGCGCGGCGGGCGACTATGTCACCGTGACCGTTATCGACGATGGATGCGGCATGACGCCCGATGTGCTGGCGCGCGTGTTCGAACCCTTCTTCACCACCAAGCCGGTGGGCAAGGGCACGGGCCTGGGCCTCAGCCAGATTTTCGGCTTCGTCCGCCAATGCCGCGGCGAGGTGCGCATCGAATCGGCGCCGGGCGAGGGTAGCAGCGTGCATCTCTACCTGCCGCGGTCCGTCGTGGAGGGCGAAGTCGCCAATGCCGAGGTCAGCTTCGCGCGCGCGCCGGTCGAACAGCCGCCGACCCGCATCCTGGTGGTGGAGGACGATCCGCGCGTACTGAACCAGACGATGGCGGCGCTTAGCGAGCTGGGCCACCTGCCGATCGCCTGCGACCATCCGGCCAAAGCGGCGAAATTGCTGGCCAATAATGGCGACGTCGGCCTGATCATCAGCGACGTGCTGATGCCCGACATGACCGGGCCGGAAATGGTGAAGGCGCTGCCGGCCCGTTTCCGCCACCTGCCCGTGCTGTTCGTCACGGGCTATGCCGGCGACGCCAATGACAGCGCCGATTTCGAGGGGCATCTGGTGCTGCGCAAGCCCTACACGCTGATGGCGCTGGGGCAGGCATTGGCGACGACGCTCGGCGGGCAAGCGCTTTACGGGCAATCCCTCAGCGAATCGCACCACCCCGGAACAGCCGCGGCAGCAGAGTGAGCGCGCCCAGCAGCGGCCAGCGCCGTTGCCAGGGTTTGATCGCGATCTGCGTACCGGCATGGCGATTGATCTTCCACGCCAGATAATCGATGCCGCCGGCATAGGTGAAGCTGGCCTTGGCCAGGCGGATCACGGACAGCCGTTTGCCGCGGCGCTGGAGACCGCGCCAGCGCGCGGGCGCGTCCGCCGGCGAGGACGGCAGGCCATCGGCCAGCGCGGCCTCCCCTACGCGGCGATAGCGTTCCGGATCGGCATCGACGATCGAGAGCGAGCGGCCCTTTTTCTCGGCACGCAGCTCCGCATTATAGGTGAGGGTGAAGCCGGTCCGCCACAAGACGAGCGCATCGCCCTGCCCCTCCGCCATCGGCCGCGCCAGCGCGAGCAGGGTCGGCGCAGCCTGCGCAACCGCGGCCACGGCCCGCTGGCGAGCGAGATCGTCGGCGGCCCAGAGCAGGCGCGAAGGCTGGGCGAAGCGCGCCCAGACCGAGACATTGTCGGCCTCCATGCCGTTCAACCGGGCGAAGTCGGCTTCGGACAGGACCGCATATTTGGCGATCAGGCCCTGATGCTCGAAGGGAAAGACATTGGGCGGGATCAGGCGATTGGCACGCGCCAGCCAGCTTTGGCCATAGGCGGCGGGATAGTCCGACACGATCAGGTAGAAATCGAGCATCAGCCCTTCGAGATTTTGCTCGCGCAGGCAGGAGCCGTAGAAAAGAACAGCGCGGGCGGCCTGCGGATATTTCGCCGCGAGCGCCCCCGCCATCGCCGCCGCGCGGGGATCGGCCGGGGCGCTCAGTTCCGCGGTGACGAGGGGAAGAAGCTGGCTGGGCATTGGACCGTTCAAAAAGGCTTTGACCCGTGTCTAGAGCCATCCCTTACGAAAGAGCAATGACAGGTTGTTCGCGGGCATGTCGACAAGGCGATCAAGGCCCAGGCCCTGCGCGTCCGCCGCCGCGACCACGTCCTCCACCGATCGCAGCCCCCAGCGCGGATCGCGGGCCTTGAGCGAGGCATCGAAGGCAAGGTTGCTGGGTGCGGTGTCGACGCCCGCGCGCGCATAGGGACCGTAGAGATAGAGGAAGCCGCCGGGCGACAGCGCCTCCCCTGCCCCCTTGAGCAATCCCAGCGTCGCTTGCCACGGGGCGATGTGGATCATGTTGATGCAGAGGATCGCATCGGCCTGGGCGTTCGGCCATTCGCCCGTCGCGTCCAGCCGGATCGGTGGACGGAGATTGGACAGGTCCGCTTCGGCGCGCCATGCGGCGATCGAGGCGAGCGCGGCGGGATCGGGATCGCTCGGCTGCCAGTCGAGCGAGGGGAAGGCGACAGCGAAGTGGACAGCATGTTCGCCGCTCCCGCTCGCCACCTCCAGCACCAGACCGGAGGACGGGAGCTGGTCGCGC
Encoded proteins:
- a CDS encoding ATP-binding protein — protein: MADSDHQFERDPEGWARSWRALTRRVLPLLLAALLIGSLGALLYSASNASQDHAQALAEQQSSFEVIALARGFEARMARAEVTLARYVISLDPDTGRLFQDQWRGAASQLKALTYATRRSGWQHGNVEALHYAFIQRGKTLSEIGLRTTYDQKMAALGRFHQAGKSQDLRRITALLDLVIKAENDRLRERSLAVTLAGDRSEWVGKTSRLVGLAMLVCILFGVWFANTAFRERRTARRLAEAETERADRLEAAVAARTAELSDAYDQLKRESAERAAAEHDLRQMQKMDAVGQLTGGIAHDFNNMLAVVVGGLELAKRKFRLKPEEASRHLDNAMEGANRASALTRRLLAFARSEPLLPSAVDPDALLSGMADLIDRTIGDQITVRFAQGASDWRIFVDQHQMENAILNLCVNARDAMDGRGQLTLATGQTALAAGEIGECAAGDYVTVTVIDDGCGMTPDVLARVFEPFFTTKPVGKGTGLGLSQIFGFVRQCRGEVRIESAPGEGSSVHLYLPRSVVEGEVANAEVSFARAPVEQPPTRILVVEDDPRVLNQTMAALSELGHLPIACDHPAKAAKLLANNGDVGLIISDVLMPDMTGPEMVKALPARFRHLPVLFVTGYAGDANDSADFEGHLVLRKPYTLMALGQALATTLGGQALYGQSLSESHHPGTAAAAE
- a CDS encoding class I SAM-dependent methyltransferase, coding for MIDRPEPWEPGSGPAVADKRYAPATERNRDAIVAVLRDQLPSSGLVLEVASGSGEHAVHFAVAFPSLDWQPSDPDPAALASIAAWRAEADLSNLRPPIRLDATGEWPNAQADAILCINMIHIAPWQATLGLLKGAGEALSPGGFLYLYGPYARAGVDTAPSNLAFDASLKARDPRWGLRSVEDVVAAADAQGLGLDRLVDMPANNLSLLFRKGWL